In one Candidatus Methylomirabilota bacterium genomic region, the following are encoded:
- a CDS encoding antibiotic biosynthesis monooxygenase, translating into MIVTANRVPITKGYEREFEKRFEQRLGAVDRMPGFIRNEILRPIVGDYYVVITYWESQAAFEAWTQSDSFRQAHANPAPKEMFAGRSMLEMHEVILVSEKKP; encoded by the coding sequence ATGATTGTTACTGCCAACAGGGTACCGATTACTAAGGGCTACGAGCGAGAGTTTGAGAAGCGGTTCGAGCAACGCCTTGGCGCGGTTGACCGGATGCCGGGATTCATCCGGAACGAGATCCTTCGGCCTATCGTGGGCGATTATTACGTCGTCATAACCTATTGGGAGAGCCAGGCGGCGTTCGAGGCCTGGACCCAAAGTGACTCGTTCAGGCAGGCCCATGCCAACCCGGCGCCCAAGGAGATGTTCGCGGGCCGGAGCATGCTCGAGATGCACGAGGTCATCCTGGTATCCGAGAAAAAGCCGTAG
- the kdsB gene encoding 3-deoxy-manno-octulosonate cytidylyltransferase, with protein MQYHAKRTIVGVIPARLDSTRLHGKVLRAICGRPMLYHVFTRASQCRLLDDLVVATDSREVHDYCVEHQMKVRMTSSCHTSGTDRIHEVMQSSPADIYVNIQGDEPMIRPAHLEALLQPFLEDPSAQVSTLKTSITADEAHNPNCVKVVTDMDGKALYFSRYAIPYNRDQVPETRYFKHLGLYAYTRSALDRFHRLPPSRLEQAEKLEQLRFLEHGIPIYVIETPYDTIGVDTEDDLARVERYFQELESSAHA; from the coding sequence ATGCAGTATCACGCAAAGAGAACGATCGTCGGAGTCATTCCTGCACGGCTTGATTCGACGAGGCTGCATGGTAAAGTTCTCCGGGCGATCTGTGGCCGACCCATGCTGTACCACGTCTTTACACGCGCGAGCCAATGTAGGTTGCTGGACGACCTCGTGGTGGCGACCGATTCGAGAGAGGTGCATGACTACTGCGTCGAGCATCAGATGAAGGTCCGTATGACCTCAAGCTGCCATACGTCCGGGACCGACAGGATCCATGAGGTCATGCAGTCGTCGCCGGCCGATATCTATGTCAACATCCAGGGTGATGAGCCGATGATCAGGCCGGCACACCTGGAGGCTCTTCTGCAGCCGTTCTTGGAAGATCCCTCGGCCCAGGTCAGTACGCTGAAAACCTCTATCACGGCGGATGAGGCGCACAACCCCAACTGCGTCAAGGTCGTGACGGACATGGACGGTAAAGCGCTCTATTTCTCCCGCTACGCCATCCCCTATAACCGGGACCAGGTTCCTGAGACTCGCTACTTCAAACACCTCGGCCTCTACGCGTATACACGATCGGCATTAGATCGATTTCACCGGCTTCCGCCATCGCGGCTGGAACAGGCTGAAAAGCTCGAGCAACTCCGGTTCCTGGAGCATGGCATACCGATCTATGTCATCGAGACCCCGTATGACACTATCGGGGTGGACACCGAAGACGATCTCGCTCGCGTCGAGCGGTATTTTCAGGAGCTTGAGTCCTCGGCGCACGCCTGA
- the chrA gene encoding chromate efflux transporter has protein sequence MERNTACSVRIRDLVSYYLRLGALGFGGPVALCGQMEKELVEERRWVTKDELREGIAVCQSLPGPLAIQVGIFISYLRGGFWGAWAGGWAFILPNFVIVATLGALYVHFGDLPPIRAIFYGVSPAVIALILHSCYRLARLGMEDPVQWIIAAACLVVTVALQAEVALLFIVSGLLGILYYGTRRQLNRLPSLPFMVALPLVVGASKGWSSEMLGKLLLFFLKAGSLTFGSGLVIVPFLEKGLVQQTGWLDERQFLVAVAMGMLSPGPVVITATFVGYLVAGFWGSVVSTIGIFLPSFLLVLIVAPALIRHRTNRNVQGFVKGAYAAAIGTILGACILLGKIAIGDWLTGLVAMLSLMALTRWKVSNPVLVAITAVIGLIAFPLLKPTWIFVK, from the coding sequence ATGGAGCGCAACACCGCTTGTAGCGTTCGGATCCGAGACCTCGTCAGCTATTACCTGCGCCTGGGCGCGCTTGGGTTTGGGGGACCTGTTGCCCTTTGCGGACAGATGGAAAAAGAACTGGTCGAAGAGCGGAGGTGGGTAACAAAGGACGAGCTTCGTGAAGGGATCGCCGTCTGCCAGTCCCTTCCGGGACCGCTGGCCATCCAGGTAGGGATCTTCATCTCGTATCTGCGAGGCGGATTCTGGGGTGCCTGGGCCGGCGGTTGGGCGTTCATCCTGCCCAACTTCGTGATTGTTGCCACGTTGGGCGCCTTGTATGTCCATTTCGGCGACTTACCCCCCATACGCGCGATCTTCTATGGCGTGAGCCCTGCCGTAATCGCTCTTATCCTGCACTCCTGCTACCGGCTGGCCCGGCTGGGGATGGAAGACCCGGTCCAATGGATCATCGCTGCTGCATGTCTGGTGGTCACGGTGGCTCTTCAAGCCGAAGTGGCCCTGCTCTTCATTGTTTCGGGTCTGCTTGGGATCCTTTACTACGGGACCAGGCGCCAACTAAACCGCTTGCCGTCTTTGCCTTTCATGGTGGCGCTGCCGCTTGTTGTCGGAGCCTCCAAGGGCTGGTCAAGCGAAATGCTGGGAAAACTGTTGCTGTTCTTCCTGAAAGCGGGGTCCTTGACGTTCGGGAGCGGTCTCGTCATCGTACCGTTCCTGGAGAAAGGGCTGGTCCAGCAGACCGGCTGGCTCGACGAACGACAGTTCCTGGTCGCGGTGGCCATGGGAATGCTCAGTCCGGGGCCGGTGGTCATCACGGCCACTTTCGTGGGATACCTTGTCGCCGGCTTCTGGGGTTCCGTTGTCTCCACCATAGGGATATTTCTCCCATCCTTTCTGCTGGTCCTCATTGTGGCCCCCGCCCTGATCCGTCACCGTACTAATCGAAACGTCCAGGGCTTCGTCAAGGGAGCGTATGCAGCCGCCATCGGGACGATCCTGGGGGCATGCATCCTGCTCGGGAAGATCGCTATCGGCGACTGGCTCACAGGATTGGTGGCGATGCTGAGCCTGATGGCCCTGACCCGCTGGAAAGTCAGTAATCCCGTGCTGGTTGCGATAACGGCAGTCATCGGACTGATCGCCTTCCCGCTCCTGAAGCCGACATGGATCTTTGTCAAGTAG
- a CDS encoding chromate resistance protein — protein MMQAARYKWLVLIYTLPPEAGSSRVRIWRKLKKLGAVSFRNSAYLLPFGEERYEIAQWLCQAIQRAEGEATLLKVEQIENLADNEVAELFRRARNEDYAGLIKAGEAWLDRLHALPRGNAARGGVALADELKSLEKQLAELREIDYFRAPNRQEADGVLKRCRAILRELLGRRQSTTTGKSTVLKAGSFRGMTWVTRPRPHVDRMASAWMIRRFIDPEATFAFANPPEKVKGSIPFDYPGVEFGHQGEDCTFETLLKRFGLKDRALRIVAEIVHDTDLKDAKFERDEAKGIDAVLKGFAATIADDQSLLAEGLRLFDALYARFSGQERSRRTGPTSKRVKT, from the coding sequence ATGATGCAAGCAGCGCGATACAAATGGCTGGTGCTGATCTACACCCTTCCACCTGAGGCGGGCAGCAGCCGGGTGAGGATCTGGCGGAAGCTCAAGAAGCTAGGGGCGGTCTCCTTCAGGAACTCCGCCTATCTTCTTCCCTTCGGCGAGGAACGATACGAGATCGCCCAGTGGCTCTGTCAGGCGATCCAACGGGCTGAGGGGGAAGCGACCCTCCTCAAGGTGGAGCAGATCGAGAATCTCGCTGACAACGAGGTGGCGGAGCTGTTCCGGCGCGCTCGCAACGAGGACTACGCGGGACTGATAAAGGCCGGAGAGGCGTGGCTCGACCGTCTGCACGCCCTGCCTCGGGGGAACGCCGCCCGGGGGGGGGTAGCGCTGGCGGATGAGCTGAAGAGTCTGGAGAAACAGTTAGCGGAGCTACGGGAGATCGACTATTTCCGTGCCCCCAACCGGCAGGAGGCCGATGGCGTCCTCAAGCGCTGCCGCGCCATACTCCGGGAACTGTTAGGGAGGAGGCAGAGTACGACCACGGGGAAGTCCACGGTGCTGAAGGCAGGGTCATTTCGGGGCATGACCTGGGTCACACGCCCTCGGCCGCATGTGGATCGGATGGCGTCAGCCTGGATGATCCGCCGCTTCATCGACCCAGAGGCTACGTTCGCGTTTGCCAACCCGCCGGAGAAGGTCAAAGGCTCAATCCCATTTGACTATCCGGGAGTCGAGTTCGGCCACCAAGGCGAGGATTGCACCTTCGAGACCCTGCTCAAACGCTTCGGCCTGAAGGACAGGGCCTTGCGCATTGTAGCTGAGATCGTTCACGACACCGATCTGAAGGATGCCAAATTCGAGCGGGATGAAGCCAAGGGGATAGACGCCGTCCTCAAGGGGTTCGCAGCTACAATCGCCGACGATCAGTCGCTGCTGGCCGAGGGGCTTCGTCTCTTTGACGCCCTCTATGCACGCTTCAGCGGGCAAGAGCGTTCGCGCCGCACAGGTCCAACGAGCAAACGGGTCAAGACGTGA